In the genome of Candidatus Nitrosocosmicus arcticus, the window CTGCCGTCGGGCTTTGATACCTGGACGAGGAATAAAAGATATCAGAAGGAGAAAATTTTATAATATATGCATACAGCTCTTTCTTATCGTTAAAGGCCAAATGTCTACGGATTTTTCCATCGAACAATCTAAATCCAAATTCATGTTCATTAATTAACTCACCGAGTTCAAGTTGAGAGTAATGATAAAAATAGTATTTCCTAAAGATTCCTTCAAGCCAGTTCTTATTCTTGTCGTCTGGTTCAGCATTTTGGTATTTAGATCCATGTTTTCCGTTTTTTCCGGAATTGTTTGAATCAAAAGATAAGGTATCAGACATACTAGATACCCGATTTCTTCCTAATGAGTTGAGTAGGATTGCTAATTCCCTGACATATTCTTGTCTCATAGCATAAATTTTCTAATTTGATCTTTTCGCAAGAGGGAACGAAATATCTTTTAGAATTGCCCCTTTTTCCTGCAAGATGTTCCAACTGATATCGAGTAATTTTTTCATCGAAATCCGGTAGTCGTTTGAAGAGTTCTAACATCTCCTCCAGGGTCTTGTTAGAATAAATTAAAAATGTGCCTAAAAGCAGCCTTGCAGGATGGGGAAGATTCTCTCCTTTACTAATTTGATCGTAAATATGTTGAATGCATGGAGGTGTAACAGCATTGGAAACAGGCGCGTTGATAGAATGGTGAATTTGCTCCCATCGACTTTTGATAGATTTTGAAATCGCCATTATAGTATCTGGAATTCTAGTAATGCTCATTTTCTTGATTCTATCAATTATTAGCAAATAAAGTTCATTTCGGAATAACCTTACTATCTCACTTCCATCCAAATACACAAATCCATTGTGAAGAGTTCTATTAATTAAATTCCATTCTTTCTCTTGAAATGCAATCGGGTGATCCAAATAATCATTGATTCGGATTTTGTAGAAATTATAAACATCTACCTCCAACAAGATTTTAGTACTAAATAAATCCTCAAAAATCTTGTATAATATCAGTTTAATAGTCTTATCGTCACGATCAGCTGTATTCAAATCGGAAATAAGATATTTTTCAAACCTCATTGATTCCATTAATGCAAATTTTTTAGTCACTACGTCGATTGAAATAGATTTGATTAATAATAAAGAGATCAGGAATATGATAACCTCTTCTTGTACTATCGTTTCATGTGTTTTGCTATAATTAATTTGATATTCAAATCTTCCAAAAAATAGATAATTCTCTATTTTTTCCGCAGCTTTGTCTATAAGATGAAGGTAATCTTTGCTGTCAAGGTCTTCGAGTTTAAAATCATATTTAGTAATATACGAAAATGCTTCTTTTAAGAAAGGATATTTAGCCAGATCCTTATTACCAAATCTCACCACCAAATTGTACTTGGTTATATAACACATCAAAATTAAATAAAATTTTCTATGGATTAAACAATTAAATTTAGAACACGTTATCAAATGATTGGTAAATGGAAAAATTACAACTTTCAAACTCTTGCAAGAATTTAAAACACGCTGAATGTGATGACTGCATGTGTAATTGTCATGTGCCCGGTACTATGGAAAACCTAGCAAGGAGAATATCAATGCTAGATAGAACAAATCCAGGATTTGGAGAGACTATTTAATAATCTAGATTATAATTAATCGACCTCGAATCTCGTTACCTGAGAATTACAACTTGTGGCTGGATTAGAAAATCAAAATCATGTAAAAATCGATTCATCGCTATTAATTTCAGCGTTAGTTGGGTTCGTGTTAGTCTCCGATGTGGACCAAAATTTGGGATATGTATTTGGTTTCATAACGATTCTTTTTATTTGGAAGCAAATCCCTTTCTTTTTACTAAGAAATTCATCAAATTCTAATACAGATATGCCCAATCCAACGATTTCGCCTTTTAGTGAATAAATTCCTACTAAATCACCTTTTTTTAGGTTTTTAGGAATGGACACTATGCCAGGCAGTGCTAACTGTGCGCCATGGCAAAGAGCATCAATTGCAGTATCTCTAATGGTTATTGCTGGAATATGAGTCATGGCCATTTCAATTGGAAGTATAATTCTTCGAAGTTTCTCTTCATTGCCGGTTTCTTTATACAACTGAAATGCATCTACCAGATCATGTAGTCTAATAAATTCGGATTCATCTCCAAAATTAAGAACCTTAGTCCTCCGTAACTCTATCATTGAGGCGCCAACTTCAAGGACCTCCCCTATATCATATACTAGTTTACGGATGTAAGTTCCAGACTCACATAATGTTCTTAATAAAAGCAATCGATCAAATTGATCTTGTAATTCCAATTCGTAAATTGTCCTAATACGTGTTTCACGCTTTACAGATGATCGTTGTGGTGGCTTTTGATATATAGGACCCGTGAATTCCTTAAGTACCTGCCCGAGTTTTTCATTTGAAACGTGACTATGAAGTCTAGCTAAAGCAACGTATTCCTTTGGCCCCATGAGCAGTACTGGAACTATTTTTGTTCCTTCATCTAACCCAATCGGCAACAATCCAGTTGTTCCTGGATCTAAGGTACCACTATGTCCAGCTTTTTCCAAACCAAGTATTTTCTTAACGTAAGAAACAATTTCGTGGCTTGTAGTGCCAGGTGGTTTATCCAACAAAATTAGCCCATAACTTAATAATTGCGCAATA includes:
- a CDS encoding RNA-guided pseudouridylation complex pseudouridine synthase subunit Cbf5; its protein translation is MEFNLPQLDNLVKINDGTSDEKFGYYPSNRPIAQLLSYGLILLDKPPGTTSHEIVSYVKKILGLEKAGHSGTLDPGTTGLLPIGLDEGTKIVPVLLMGPKEYVALARLHSHVSNEKLGQVLKEFTGPIYQKPPQRSSVKRETRIRTIYELELQDQFDRLLLLRTLCESGTYIRKLVYDIGEVLEVGASMIELRRTKVLNFGDESEFIRLHDLVDAFQLYKETGNEEKLRRIILPIEMAMTHIPAITIRDTAIDALCHGAQLALPGIVSIPKNLKKGDLVGIYSLKGEIVGLGISVLEFDEFLSKKKGICFQIKRIVMKPNTYPKFWSTSETNTNPTNAEINSDESIFT